A stretch of the Gammaproteobacteria bacterium genome encodes the following:
- a CDS encoding helix-turn-helix transcriptional regulator: MKKPVYKELVAASSRPMVLSILAGDESYGYEILKQVKVLSGGELEWSDGMLYPLLHRLERDGLIAGRWELTDEGRRRKYYRLTVRGKSQLARDRVSWRAVHGALEMSWGGGHV, from the coding sequence ATGAAGAAGCCGGTGTACAAGGAGCTCGTGGCTGCTTCGTCGCGCCCCATGGTGCTCTCGATCCTGGCGGGCGACGAGAGCTACGGCTACGAGATCCTCAAGCAGGTGAAGGTGCTCTCCGGCGGAGAACTCGAGTGGTCGGACGGGATGCTCTACCCGCTGCTCCATCGGCTTGAACGCGATGGCTTGATCGCGGGCCGCTGGGAACTCACCGACGAGGGACGGCGGCGCAAGTACTACCGGCTGACCGTCCGCGGCAAGAGCCAGTTGGCGCGCGACCGGGTGAGTTGGCGGGCGGTGCACGGAGCCCTCGAGATGTCCTGGGGAGGCGGTCATGTGTGA
- a CDS encoding DUF222 domain-containing protein — protein sequence MSTAAPAPAALAPVPSSPTRSPSGQPAASALVPPAPASVTPISRGLRPDLDPLGDEIALLCAHITAATYRLLCLLRVYEEEERWQGFRSCAHWLSWRTGISLGPAREKMRVARCLPSLSLIPEAFAKGELSYSKVRALTRIANPENEEKLLDFARHGTTAHVERMVRHWRRLDRGDSSEVARAERRGLSVWLTDEGSYEVRGRLNPEVGALLVKALEVAEGRLYRAERSAETEHLTTPVQRRADTLGLWLEERVQPQVQLVVHSFKGEQHQERKEHQEHQKREEQEQEVSALLVTEEGCGVSAETSSRLACDAEVVPIARADDGSVLDVGRRRRTVGWRLRKALEARDGGCRFPGCDSRARTHAHHITPWAEGGETAMNNLVLVCPFHHRAAHEGGWRVEMGEWGVPRFLNPLRTPVPVVPASPDIGGLVPRDAARARPMSSRAFPVSSTPDFGLGRWHGQDGIDAWTGDSLWTGERIDWGYAMLCLWGDGSEGGHTSQQVSSAAAS from the coding sequence ATGTCCACTGCCGCCCCCGCTCCAGCCGCACTTGCCCCGGTTCCTTCTTCGCCCACCCGTTCCCCCTCAGGCCAGCCCGCCGCGAGCGCGCTCGTTCCACCCGCGCCTGCTTCGGTCACGCCCATCTCCAGAGGGCTCAGGCCCGACCTCGATCCGCTCGGCGACGAGATCGCTCTTCTCTGCGCCCACATCACCGCGGCCACGTACCGGCTCCTCTGCCTGCTGAGGGTCTACGAGGAAGAGGAACGCTGGCAGGGATTCCGCTCCTGCGCCCACTGGCTCTCCTGGCGCACCGGCATTTCGCTCGGTCCCGCCCGCGAGAAGATGCGCGTCGCCCGTTGCCTCCCGTCCCTGTCCTTGATTCCCGAAGCCTTCGCCAAGGGAGAACTCTCGTACTCGAAGGTGCGGGCCCTGACCCGCATCGCCAACCCGGAAAACGAAGAGAAACTCCTCGACTTCGCGCGCCACGGCACCACCGCGCACGTGGAGCGCATGGTGCGCCATTGGCGCCGCCTGGACCGGGGCGACTCGTCGGAGGTCGCCCGTGCGGAGCGCCGCGGCCTCTCGGTGTGGCTCACCGACGAGGGCAGCTACGAAGTGCGGGGCCGGCTCAACCCGGAGGTGGGCGCGCTGCTCGTCAAGGCGCTCGAGGTAGCGGAAGGCCGGCTCTACCGCGCCGAGCGCAGCGCCGAGACCGAGCACCTGACCACGCCGGTACAACGCCGGGCCGACACCCTGGGGCTGTGGCTCGAGGAGCGCGTGCAGCCTCAGGTGCAGCTCGTGGTGCACTCGTTCAAAGGGGAGCAGCATCAGGAGCGGAAGGAGCATCAGGAGCACCAGAAGCGCGAGGAGCAGGAGCAGGAAGTGTCGGCCCTGCTGGTCACTGAAGAGGGCTGTGGCGTTTCAGCTGAAACGTCTTCGCGGCTCGCGTGCGACGCCGAGGTCGTGCCCATCGCGCGTGCGGACGACGGCTCCGTGCTGGATGTCGGGCGCCGCCGGAGGACCGTGGGCTGGCGCCTGCGCAAGGCCCTGGAGGCCCGCGACGGCGGGTGCCGCTTCCCGGGATGCGACTCACGCGCGCGCACCCACGCCCATCACATCACGCCGTGGGCCGAGGGCGGAGAGACGGCGATGAACAACCTGGTGCTCGTGTGTCCCTTCCACCACCGCGCGGCCCACGAAGGGGGCTGGCGGGTGGAGATGGGCGAGTGGGGAGTCCCGCGCTTCCTCAACCCGTTGCGCACTCCAGTGCCAGTGGTGCCCGCCTCCCCGGACATCGGCGGCCTGGTGCCCCGCGACGCCGCGAGGGCACGTCCGATGTCTTCGCGCGCGTTCCCGGTGTCTTCCACCCCGGACTTCGGTCTGGGTCGCTGGCACGGCCAGGACGGCATCGACGCCTGGACCGGGGACTCGCTGTGGACGGGCGAACGCATCGACTGGGGCTATGCGATGTTGTGCCTTTGGGGGGATGGGAGTGAGGGAGGACACACCAGCCAACAGGTGAGTTCAGCGGCCGCGAGTTGA
- a CDS encoding prolyl oligopeptidase family serine peptidase — MSIARRLTAFRRLLALPSSIVRASRDAERAPTGLAAACGAVLVALATLAVPAIAAAQQAFTPEIALDVRTPGIAAVTADGARVAVTLTSRRDRTDVDHQRFGDPTYISPVSTRLMVIDTRTGDPTWVQAELGQLRGYAWSPDGGRLAYFMVEDGEYRLRIFDAVTSASRTVTLRTDKEIASSSPLVWSPDGARVLLGLRPAGWAEEARAAFHSLTDAAVIVQDSRNDFLAWDRVRNLANQQETVLVSVVDGTVREVLSEVTPVDPGFSEDGSYITFSTAARTKTSYTRRDGTEYELFRLDLAAGGDPVSLRDTGEERLNVAWNDARDAFAYADEGSVFVRRLDEDEAVDVTQRHRDLADDSGAGDAAGAGTGLDSPDSDDDESDSDGLRFAVERWNPSGDQLLLSSQDAWHLLDLGSGNMRTLLELEVDEDQRPRRQLQGWREDGRYLYFSYSAPDRWQRGLKRLDTASGDIETLMVDAGLYRSWNVSEDGATLVYAMSDGDHPNEIWVARGDGSSPRQLTDANPGLEGVALTRSELVEYLDVDGNTLYGILYYPANYEPGRAYPMVAEIYEEYFDNGFNENMNLITAQGWFGFRPSVRFEEGFPGEAWLKAVPNAINKIIERGLVDPEKVGVYGQSYGGYATNLLITQTDRFAAAANVSGKVNIISFLGDSPKITTRNYAAAEVGQDRIGATLWEQPHKYIAHSAVMFADRIETPLLMLSGEGDWNVPATNQREMYYALRRLGKEVVWVHYTAGGHGAGRASTEADFVDHWQRMFDWFAEHFGEERERSAAQDGS, encoded by the coding sequence ATGAGTATTGCTCGACGCCTCACTGCTTTTCGCAGGCTCTTGGCCCTTCCCTCTTCAATCGTCCGCGCATCCCGCGACGCCGAACGCGCACCCACCGGCCTCGCCGCCGCCTGCGGTGCGGTACTGGTGGCGCTGGCGACCCTGGCGGTCCCTGCGATCGCCGCCGCCCAGCAGGCCTTCACCCCGGAGATCGCCCTCGACGTGCGCACCCCAGGCATCGCGGCGGTGACGGCGGACGGCGCCCGGGTGGCCGTGACGCTCACGTCCCGCCGGGACCGGACCGACGTCGACCACCAGCGCTTCGGCGATCCCACCTACATCTCGCCCGTGTCGACCCGGCTGATGGTGATCGACACGCGGACCGGAGATCCCACCTGGGTTCAGGCCGAACTCGGGCAGCTGCGCGGCTATGCCTGGTCGCCGGACGGAGGGCGGCTGGCCTATTTCATGGTCGAAGACGGTGAGTACCGGCTCCGCATCTTCGACGCGGTCACCAGCGCGAGCAGGACCGTCACGCTGCGCACCGACAAGGAGATCGCGTCCTCCTCGCCGCTGGTGTGGTCGCCGGATGGCGCCCGCGTTCTGCTCGGGCTTCGCCCCGCTGGATGGGCGGAGGAGGCGCGCGCGGCCTTCCACTCCCTCACGGATGCGGCCGTGATCGTGCAGGACTCGCGCAACGACTTCCTGGCCTGGGACCGGGTGAGGAACCTCGCCAACCAGCAGGAGACCGTGCTCGTGTCGGTCGTCGACGGCACGGTGCGCGAGGTTCTCTCCGAGGTGACCCCGGTCGATCCGGGTTTCTCGGAGGACGGATCCTACATCACGTTTTCGACAGCCGCGCGGACGAAGACGTCGTACACTCGCCGGGACGGCACCGAGTACGAACTCTTCCGGCTCGATCTCGCGGCCGGTGGAGATCCGGTCTCGCTCAGGGACACGGGCGAGGAGCGCCTGAACGTAGCCTGGAACGACGCCCGCGACGCCTTCGCGTATGCCGATGAGGGCTCCGTCTTCGTGCGGCGGCTGGACGAGGACGAGGCGGTGGATGTGACGCAGCGTCATCGAGATCTTGCAGACGACTCCGGCGCTGGCGACGCAGCCGGTGCCGGCACAGGCCTCGACAGTCCCGATTCCGACGATGACGAGTCGGATTCCGACGGACTCCGCTTCGCCGTCGAGCGCTGGAATCCGTCCGGCGACCAGCTCCTCCTCAGCTCGCAGGACGCCTGGCACCTCCTCGATCTCGGCAGCGGCAACATGCGTACGCTTCTCGAGCTTGAAGTGGATGAAGACCAGCGCCCGCGCCGCCAGCTCCAGGGGTGGAGAGAGGATGGCCGGTATCTCTACTTCAGCTACTCGGCCCCGGACCGCTGGCAGCGCGGCCTCAAGCGCCTCGACACAGCGTCCGGCGACATCGAAACGCTGATGGTGGATGCCGGCCTCTACCGGTCCTGGAACGTCTCGGAGGATGGCGCGACGCTCGTCTACGCCATGTCGGACGGCGACCACCCCAACGAGATCTGGGTCGCGCGCGGGGACGGGTCGTCACCCCGGCAGCTGACCGACGCGAATCCCGGGCTCGAGGGCGTGGCGCTGACGCGGAGCGAGCTCGTCGAGTACCTGGATGTCGACGGCAACACGCTCTACGGCATCCTGTACTATCCGGCCAACTACGAGCCGGGGCGCGCCTATCCCATGGTGGCGGAGATCTACGAGGAGTACTTCGACAACGGGTTCAACGAGAACATGAACCTGATCACCGCCCAGGGATGGTTCGGGTTCCGGCCCTCGGTCCGCTTCGAGGAGGGCTTCCCCGGCGAGGCCTGGCTGAAGGCGGTGCCCAACGCGATCAACAAGATCATCGAGCGCGGGCTGGTCGACCCGGAGAAGGTGGGCGTGTACGGGCAGAGCTACGGGGGCTACGCGACCAACCTGCTCATCACCCAGACCGACCGGTTTGCAGCGGCCGCCAACGTGTCCGGCAAGGTGAACATCATCTCCTTCCTGGGGGACTCGCCGAAGATCACCACGCGCAACTATGCGGCTGCCGAGGTGGGGCAGGACCGCATCGGGGCGACGCTCTGGGAGCAGCCGCACAAGTACATCGCGCACTCGGCGGTCATGTTCGCCGACCGGATCGAGACGCCGCTGCTGATGCTCTCGGGCGAGGGCGACTGGAACGTGCCGGCCACCAACCAGCGGGAAATGTATTACGCGCTGCGGCGGCT